In the genome of Paenibacillus pabuli, the window GAAGTTCATTCCCCATATTGCTCCTGCAGCCGTTGCGGGTGTGAATACCGAGGTTACAAGGGTCAGCGTCTTCATAATCTCATTGCCCCGCACGCCTGAAATGGCATTATCAATGGAGATCAGTGTATCAATCTCTGTCTCATAATGTTTGAACAACCGCTCCATCCGTTCAATCCGGTGCTGGAGCTGCTGGAAAAAGCGATTATCTTTCAATTCATCCAGGTAAGCTTCTCTGGAGGCTGCCATTAATTCGGAATACGGAATAAACAAGTTACTCCAATATAAGAGCTCAAATCTAGCCGCAAGAATCTGATCCATCAGTGTGCGTGCATTGCGAGATTCCATCGTCCGCTCCAGATTTCGCAGATTCATCTCAAAGTGATCCATACCTACATGGTAATAATGCAATATGGCGCGAAAGAGTACAAACATGCCGTCCCGTGCTTCATTGCATTGTTGTAACATGGCCGCACGTTCACCAGTATTCATAATCCCTCTAGTATTATCATCTATGTTCAGGGTAACCAATCTTTCTTGATCCACATAGAAAAACATCTGATTATCTTGACGTTGATCGTTTCTTTCATTTTTAACCGCATATAATAAAGAACCGAATATCACAGGCTCCGTGCCGTTCATGAAGCGGACAGACAGATAGTTGGACTCTACCTCCGGTATTTTGCGAAGCCAGTACTGCATTTCTGGAAATTCGCTCGTTAGTTCCTCCAAGGCATCAGCCATGCTCTCCTGATCAGGTGCCACCCAATCCCACCAATCCCAATGGTCTGAGTAGGTGGCCTTGTCCCGACGTGCTTCCAGCTTGACTTTATTCACAATCACAAACATCCACTCCCGCATTCAGCTATTCATTAGAAAATCATTGATCCCCAAAAAGGACACGTATGTATTCCATTGGAATCACGTGTCCTTCTCTATGCCGTGCTCAATATCATCACCGATCTGCATCTCATAACAAGGAAGCATTCGACATAATCTGTTTTAATTTCTCGGTGGCTCGCTTCTGGATACGGGATACACTCATTTGGGAGACTCCCAATTTCTGAGCAATGGCCCGCTGTGACTGACCATCCTGAAATGCCAAAATAAGCACCTTTTGTTCTTGTTCCTTCAACTGTCCCAATGCCTGCTGCAAGTCCATCCGCTTCTCAACCGAATCAAAGTCATTCACATCCGAACTGATCAACTCACCCAAAGTGGCTGCACTCTCATCCTGTGATAGCGGAGAATCCAGTGACACATAGTGATAACATTCCCGACCAGCCAAGACTTCAATGGTTTCCTCAGGGGTTAAATCAAGGTATTCAGCAATCTCGTTCACACCTGGTGAACGTTCCAGCTTCACTGTCAATTCATCAATGGCATGCTGGACAAGGGCTCCCTTTTCCTTAATTCTGCGGGGCACCTGAATATACCAAGACTTGTCCCTTAAATAATTTTTCATATGACCGATCATGCTCTTCATGGCATAAGGTTCAAACGGAATTCCGAGATTGATATCGTATTGCTTCAGCAAACGAATCAGAGCCATCTGCCCGGTCTGATACAAATCCTCATACAGATCGGGTCGATTCCGAGCAATTTTACCTGCTGCCATCTTCACCATCGGTTCATATTTGCGGATAAGAACTGTTGCAATTTCGTTATCCTGGGTTTGCTGGTATTCCCAGATCAAACCTATAGCTTCAGACATGGACTCTGGGGGAGTCACTTTTTCATTCATACTTTCTCCTCACTTCTTGCAAGACGTTTTACGAGTACTACTTTCGTACCTTTGCCCGTCTCACTTTCCACACTGACATCGTCCATCAGAGCTTGCATCAGGTAAAATCCAAGTCCACCGATTTGGGCATCTGTCAGCTCTTTGTCGTGAAGGCCTGCACGGGATACGGCCGGGTTAATGTTCTCAAAGCTGGCTCCTTCATCTTTGACAGTAATAGCCAGCGTGTCACTATCCACTTCGAACACAACCTCAACCATGCCGCCTTCGTGTGAGTAAGCATACAGTACAGAATTGTTACAAGCTTCGGATACAGCAACCTTCATATCCTCAATGTCCTCATAAGAAAATCCCATTTTGGACGCAACACCATATAAATTGAGCCTTACAATATCAACGTAATCAGCTGTCGCCGGTAAGTTAAGGGTGACTCTTTGAACTTCTGCATTCATTCCTTTTTCGATCCTTTCCTATTGGGAATTCTTCTGTGAGACAAAGAATTTGGCAATACCCGTCATATCAAAAAGTTTCTGAATTTGCGCAGGAACTTCCTGTACTTCAAAGCGAGCTTCCATTCCATGCCGTGCTTTCAGAACAGATAACAGGATACCAATCCCTGTACTATCAATGTACTTCAAATCTTGCATGTTAATGATTAAATCTTGTTCCTTGTTGTCCACTAACGGCTCCATCACCAAACGGAATTCAGGAGCAACTGACAAATCCAGTTCGCCAGTCAGATACACCGTGCATACGCCGTCATGTGTTTCTGTTCTTGCATTGAATTTTTCATTTTTATTTGTATTCATTAGACATCTCTCTCCTGATCAATGGTTTCTTTACCTAATAACCCATCTACAGCCTATATGAAACATTAATCGAATTAGCAGATATTTCAATTGGCCTGATTCATGGCCGATGAATTGGATTGGAACAATTGCTTCTGTTCCTGGAATCGGGATAATTTCTGCTTCACCTGTCCCATTTTGACCGGTTTACTAATGTAATCATCCATGCCCACAGCTGAACACCGCTGCTGAATGCCATCCATGACATTGGCGGTCATCGCTACAATAACCGGCTGTTGGTCTTGAGGAAGGCTCTCACGAATTCTGCGAGTACATTCCAATCCATCCATCACGGGCATCTGTAAATCCATAAATATATAATCATAATTGCGGTTTGCCAAAACCATTTCCAGCGCCTTCTTGCCATCTTCGGCGATATCTGAGGCCAGCCCTAGCTTGCCCAGCATAATAGACATTAGTTTCTGATTAATAGGGTGATCATCAACGATTAATACGCTTGGATGCATTTCATAATTTTTTTTAATGTCCGTAAGCTGATCTTCCCCCATACCTTTCGTCAGCTCAGTCTCGACATACCGCTGCGCCTGAATGGTAAATACAAACGTAGCACCATGCAGTTCCGACGTATCCAGATATATCTTTCCACCCATCATCTCAACAAGCGTTTTGCATATAGCCAGCCCCAGACCGGTTCCACCATATTTACGCGTCATGGAAGTATCCAGTTGGGAAAACGGCTGGAATAGACGATCTATTTTGTCAGGCGCTATGCCTATTCCTGTATCTTTTACAGCAAACTCCAGCGTCATTCGCCCGTCTTTTTCCTCATTAACGGATACGATCAGATACACGCCACCGTGGTCCGTAAACTTGATGGCATTGGCAATCAGATTCAATAAAACCTGGCGAAGCCTTGCCATATCTCCATAGATCAGTTCGGGTACCGAATCTTCCAGGAAATATTCAAGCTCAATATTCTTTTTGCCAGCTTCAACCGCGAACAGTCTCAGTACTTCACGAATACAGGAAACAAGTTCGAACGGATGCTCTTCTAGCTCCATTTTGCCCGATTCCATTTTGGTGAAATCAAGGATATCGTTAATCACCGTAACGAGTGCATCGGCACTGCGACGTACAATGTCTGCGTATTCCTTCTGATCTTCTTTCAGATCGGTTTCCATCAACAGGTCAACCATACCGATAACACCATTCATCGGCGTACGAATCTCATGACTCATCATGGCAAGAAACTCGGTCTTCGCGTTTGCAGCGATTTCCGCTTCCTCTTTGGCCTGAACGAGCTGCTGGTTCATTTTCTCCAGTTCCTGCGTCTTCTGATGCAGCAGCATCGTCTGTGTTTTCAAACGTTTATTCGTGATAAACATTTCTACAAAGCCCTCGATTTTGGATTTCAAAATCTGAGGGATAAACGGCTTGACCATATAATCAATGGCCCCTGCGGAATAACCCGCAAATAAATGCTCAGCCTCTCTGCTGTTTGCAGAGATGAAAATAATCGGCACGTCCTTGGACTTGTCACGCGCCTTGATTAGTTTTGCTGTCTCAATTCCGTCCATCCCAGGCATCTGCACATCCAGTACAATGACCGCAAATTCGTCCTTCAGCAAACAGCGAAGTGCCTCTTCCCCGGAGGTTGCCTTGACGAGCTTGTACTGTTCCGATTCCAGAACCGCTTCGAGAGCGAGCAGGTTCTCGGGGCGGTCATCTACCAATAATATATGGATTGGTTCATTGAGCCCCATGACTAAGCCTAACCCCCTATTTAATCTTCCGGTATATTTTTTCCGTCCGGTCTAACGGCTCGTAGGCATCGCTGAATTCTGTAAAATGAATCGATTCTTTAGACCCCAGAACAAGGATGCCGAAGTGGCTCAAACTTTCATGAAAAAGTCCGTGCACATGGTTCCGCAGTTCATCATTGAAATAAATCATGACATTACGGCAGAAGATTACATTAAACTCGTTAAATGACCGGTCTGTCGCCAAATTATGTTCGGCAAAAATAATATTTTTCCGTAGATAAGGATGAAATATAACGGAATTATATTTCGCGGTGTAATACTCCGAAAATGCGCGGGTGCCCCCGGCTTCCAGATAATTTGTAGTATATAATTTCATTTTCTCAATGCCATATACGCCTTCCTTGGCCTGCTGCAATGAGCGATCATTCATATCTGTTGCGTATATTCTGGCCTTGTCGTACAGTCCTTCCTCATGCAGCATAATCGCCATGGAATAGACTTCTTCTCCTGTAGAACAGCCAGCATGCCATATCCGGATATATGGATAAGTTCTCAATACAGGAATAATCTGTTCCCGGAAGAACCGAAACAAGGTTGGGTCCCGAAACATTTCCGTTACAGGGATGGACAGATTCTGTACAAAACGATCAAATACAGAACGGTCATGAAGCACCTTCTCCTGCAAACCGGAAATGGTCTTCAGTCCTTCAGCATGTACATAATGCCAGATTCTGCGTTTTAACGACGGTAAAGCGTAGTTCCTGAAATCATATCCATATAAACGGTGCATACCTTCCAACAGCAATTCGATCTCGATCAGTTCACGCTCTTCATCTTGCGGCATGCGGATCGACTCTGCCTCCGCCTCGGTAGGTTCCCACGGTGTCATATATTCTCTCCACTTCTTCATTTGTTACTTGCGTAATAGATGTATTGTCTTTCATTACCCAAACTATCGGGTTACGAATACAGCCATACCCGCATTAAGGATAACAATTGATCCGTTTGGATCGGTTTTTTTACATAATCGGATGCTCCAGCCTCTATGCACTTGCCACGATCATCTTTCATTGCTTTTGCGGTCAAGGCAATAATTGGCAATTTCTCGAATTTCGGTATCTGTCTGATCCGCGTCATAGCCTCATAACCGTCCATTTCCGGCATCATCATATCCATTAACACCAGATCGATCTCCGGGTTCTTATCCAGAATCTCCAGAGCTTCACGGCCGTTCTCCGCAAAGGTCACATCCATGCGATAGCCTTCAAGCACACTTGAAAGGGCAAATACATTACGGATGTCGTCATCCACAAGCAGTATTTTCTTCCCTTCAAACAAGGTTTCCTTGTTATGCAGCTTCTGCAGTATTCGACGCTTATCTTCTGGCAGGTTAGCTTCTACGCGGTGCAGGAACAAGGTCGTCTCATCAAGCAGACGTTCAGGTGACTTCACGTCCTTGATGATAATGGACTCCGCATATTTGCGAAGTTTCATCTCTTCTTTGCTGTCCAGCTCTTTGCCTGTATAAATAATGATCGGAAGATCATTCAAATACTGATCATCCCGAATCTGGTCAAGCAACTCGAACCCGGTCATATCTGTCAGCATCAAGTCCAAAACCATACAATCATAGCGTTGACTGTGCAATTCATTTAAGGCCTCACTGCCGGTCGATACTGCTGTGATTACGACATCATCGTGACCGATCAGTTCGATGATCGCCTTCCGCTGTATTTCATCATCTTCCACAATCAATAGACGTTTCAATTGATTCTCTGTATAGGATTCGATATGCGAGAAAGCTTTATCCAGCGAATCTTTACTGGAAGGTTTTTTCAGATAAGCAATGGCTCCCATCATCAAACCTTGTTTCATATCATCAATAACCGAGATGACATGTACCGGGATATGACGTGTCGCCGAGCTGCTTTTCAGTTCACCCAGAATCGCCCAGCCATCCATGACAGGCAACTGAATATCAAGGATGATCGCATCCGGCAAATATTGACGGGCCATTTCGAGTCCTTTGTCTCCTTGAAGCGCCACAATAGCCTTAAATCCTCTACCTCTCGCCATATCCATCAAAATATGCGCAAAATTCACATCGTCCTCAATAATAAGAAGAATCTTGTCATCTTCCGATAGGTTCTCCTGATCATCTTCCAGCTGTGAAGGCACAGAAGAGTCGGGTTGAGGCAGCTCCATAAACGAAACATTTTCCGGGTCTGGGTCAGGTGTGAGGATGGTCTGTCTCCCCGAACGCATCGTTCGTGTGTTCCTTGCAGAATATGGGCTCTCCATGGAAGCAGCAGCTTCTCTCGCTGCTTCGTCCTCCTGAATAACTTCTTCGTGATTATCCGGCAGGAACAGAGTGAAGCTGCTGCCAACACCCTCGGAAGATTCTACCTGAATGGCACCACCAAGCAGTCGCGCAAGCTCGCGACTGATCGACAGTCCCAAGCCCGTCCCCCCATATTTGCGGCTGGTTGTGCCATCCACCTGCTGGAATGCTTCAAAGATTAGATCGGTTTTGTCCGAAGGAATTCCGATTCCGGTATCCTGCACGGTAAAGCCTACATATTCCTGATTCGTGTTCAGATACCCAGGCAGTTCTTCAGTTTTCATTTTCCGTCCAATCAGACTAACAGACCCCCGATTGGTAAACTTAAACGCGTTCGACAACAGATTCCGCAAAATCTGTTTAACGCGATGGCTGTCGGTATATACCCATTCCGGCAAATTACTGTCGAATTCAATGTTAAGATCGAGTTCTTTTTTATTCGCCATTGGGCCAAAATTCTGTTGAACAAAGCTGGTCAGTTCTTCCATCCGCATCGTTTCATAATTGATATCCATTTTGCCCGCATCCACTTTGGACAGATCCAAAATTTCATCAATCATTTTCAGTAAGTCCGCACCGGACATATAGATCGTCTGGGCATATTCCTGCTGTTTAACACTCAGGTTTCCATCCTTGTTCTCAGATAACAATTGGGACAAAATCAAAAGACTGTTCAGTGGTGTACGCAGTTCATGTGACATATTTGCCAAAAATTCCGACTTGTACTTGCTTGTCATCGACAATTGCATGGCTTGCTGTTCCAGCTGTGTTTTGGTTTGCTCGATTTCATCATTCTTCTCTTCCACTTCACGCACCTGTTCTTCCAGTGCACGAGTCTTGGCAATCAGCTCGGTATTAAAGTGTTCCAGCTCTTCCTGTTGACGTTGAAGCAGTTCCTCTGAACGTTTAAGGGCTTCCGTCTGCTCTTCCAGATTTTCATTGGAGCGACGCAGCTCCTCTTGCTGTGTCTGGAGTTCTTCGGATTGAACCTGCAATTCCTCGGTAAGCGCCTGGGATTCACGCAGCAGCTCCTCCACCCGCAAACGGCGACGAACGTTATTGAGAATAACGCCCAGATTCATGATCAGCTGCGAGAACAGCTGTGTATGCAGATTAGTGAACCCTTCAAACGATGCCAGTTCAACAACCCCAATCAGTTCGTCCTCAAATACGACAGGATAGATCATCACACCAGAAGCACGTGATGATCCCGTTGCTGATCCGATGTTTACATAATCGTCCGGGGTTTTTTCCATAATAATAGGGGTCATATCCAATGCGGCTTGGCCAATTAATCCTTCGCCAATACGGTAAACCTCTTTGCCGACATCTTCATTCTCTTCAAAGGCGTAGGCGCCATACCGTCTCAGTTCGTCTGGATGCTTCTCTTCATCGATCAGGTATACGACACCCAACTGAGCTCCAAGCACAGGCGTGAACTCGCTAATAAACATCTGTGAGATCTGGCGAATTGAACCTATGCCTCGCAACAACTCCGGAACTCTGGCTATGTTCGAACTCATCCAGTTCTGATCTTGCTGTGCTTGTAAATAAGCTTTCTCTACTTCCAGTTTCTCTTCCAAATCACTGGAAACATCCTTGAACACATTGGCAATCTGACCAATTTCGTCGGTAGACTTCACCTGTATGCGGCGAATGGTTCGATAACGGCCTTTTCCAAAGCTGGTGATCATCATGGATACGGTATTCAGACCCCTCGTAATACTCGGTAGTACCCACATGATAACGCCAAGTGCAAGCAGCAGCCCCGCAATCATAATGCCTACTGTAATCTGGACCGCGCGCATATAGGCTGTGTTTGCATCCTTAATCTCGGTATCTATCTCCTGATCCTGAAAACGGGACAGGGCATTCAAGCTGTCTACAGCTTCCTTCTGCACCGCCAAGCCGGTTGAATTCCGGTAGTTATTGGCATCTTCCACCCGATTCTGGGACATTAAGCTGACCTGTCTCGCGGCATAAGCATTGTAAGCTTCCCAGGCCGTATTCACACGATCTACCAGTTGGTGCTCTGGTGCGCTGTCTGCCCGATCCCGCACTTCCTCAAGGTAACGTTCCCCCTTTTCCTGCATGTCCTTCAGTTCGCCGTCTGCGGCACTAATCGAATTATTGGGATTCAGCAACAAGTTAGCCAGCACTTTCGCTATATCATTAACCTCTCCACGTACCGACGAGGTGTATCTAACCTTTAGATATCGCTCCTGATACATTTGGTCAATCTGTTTATTGCTGCTATTCAGCCGTTCGTAACTCACAAACGTCAGCACGATCATGATGGCCATCAGAGCGGTAAAGCCAATCAGCAGTTTATTTCTGATTTTCATTCAGCTTCGCCCCCCTTATTTAAGGTAATCCACACCAAACATTTATCATCATCCCGCTCCTGCGGAATTTCATCATTGAAGAACAACGCCTGCATGGCCGCTTCATCCCACTGGTGAGAACCCGCCAGATGTTCCTTCAGAAAAGCCTGCTGCATTTCCTGATCACCTTGAACAGCTTCAGTCAAACCATCCGTATAAAGTGCAATGTGACCATCACCTTCATAGTGAACCGTCTGTGGTTCAATATCCATCTTGTCGAACAGTCCTACAGGACAGCAGACGCTGTCAAACGTTGTCACACTTCCGTCGTGACGGAAAAAGAGTGCCGGCGGATGGCCTGCGTTCACATAATCAATTCGCTTCATGCGTGTATCTACGACCAGATATATTGCTGTAAAATAGTACTGCACCAGCTGTTTTTCCAGATGCAACTGATTAAAACGCCGATTCAGCTCCTGAATAACCTTTTCCGGGTCCACATACGTTGTAACCGTGTCTTTCAACACGGAAGCAATGAACATGGTAAATAGGGATGAAGATATGCCATGACCCATCATATCCAGCAACAGGACTCCATATCTGCCTTCACCAAGCGGGTACCAGGAATACAGATCACCCGCAAGTTCAAACGAAGGTTTGTAAATAGCATTAACGTGGAACAACGGATCTTCAATTGCTGGGCTTAACACAGCATTCTGCACCATAGCCGCAAGTTTCAGTTCATCCTGAATCCGCTGATCCCTCTCTTTATGCCAGTCCTTCTCCTGCTTTAGGCGCAGCGCAAGACGAATTCTGGCCATCAGTTCGACTTTGTTAATCGGTTTGGTCACATAATCGGATGCACCTGCATCGAGCGCCTCGGCCAATTTCTTGGAATCTCCGATCGCGGTTACCATAATAATAGGTATATCCTTGAGATTTTCGAATTTCTGCACAATACTGCATGCTTCGATTCCATCCATCTCCGGCATCATCATATCTAGCAAAATCAGGTCAATATCCGACGGCTTGGGACGAAGTTCATTGTTTTCCTCACCAATCCCAAGGACTTCAAACATCTCCATGGCAGAACTTGCCGTTACAATGTCACGATAGTTTTCTTTTTTCAGAATTTCTCGAATGATAATGACATTCGTCGGATTGTCGTCAACAATAAGTATTCTCATTTCTATCTCCTTATCTGTGGCGTCCGGGTTTGTCGATTCTTATCAGGTCAGCTAACAACCTTAATTATACAAATTTCGCATACAACACAGCGGTAGACATAATAATTCCTAGTATAACTATAATCATATTATCAGAAAACTTCTATCAGTAAATGGCACCATCGCAGGAGAATCCACCCGCTTGTTACCCTGTTTTTGCTGCGATCTGATCCCGCTTCCAAACTTGCAAAAACATAGATAAGGAATGGGGATACCCCCATTCCTTATCTATGTTTTTGGTTAAGCACTCTGCGTCATCAACTTAAAAGCTCTTTTGAATGATGCAAAATACTAGGTCTGGAGCTCGTCCAGCTTACATGCTGTATATCAGCTGGCTATTCTTTCTTTTTGGCAATTACAAGCACCTTGCCTTTATCGAGTTCACTCTCGTAAAAATCTGCCTCAGCTTCGGTGAAGCCCATCGAAACAATTTTGGCCCGGAGTTCATCCCCACGGGAGCGGAACAGATTCGCCATGGAATCAAATATGCCTTCTTCCTTAATTCCGATCTCTTTGGCATCTGCCGTATCGGCAATCCGATCTGTACGATCCTTTTCATGGGCTAGAACGAAGATATGATCAGCAAGGTATCCGGTAATCTGCAATTCTTTCACCGCTTCTACCGCTTGAACTCCGTTTTCTACCACTTTTGCATAAGCTTGCGCATTGGTTGAATTCATCGTTTCCACTCTCCTCTGATTGATCTTCTTTATCGAGCTACTTAGTATATAACCATACGATATCGGGTTGAAACGATTCTGAATTAACAATCCTAGGAAACCGATTCATCAAAGAGGTCTATTCCTTCAATATGATTGGAGCCTGGCTTCATATACACCTTCAGCGCCTGACTTCCTCGAAGAAATACTTCTCCATCCTCTGCTACATAGTACGGCTTGCCCAAAACATCTCGAATGGCTTCAATATTCATATCAATCCATTCCTGATTAATCTTCAGCCGTTTCTCGGAAGCATCAATATGCACATAATTGACCACTCCTGTATCTTCGCAGAACCCAACCGTTACATCTTTGAACTGATACTCAGGGCAACCCAGGTATGGATCATGTTCCTTATGAACTGGTTTGCCTTTATTAGCTAAAATATCATCGATGCTGTCATCCAAAGATATGTCATTCAGAGTCCGAAAATGCTGGACAGGTCCGGATCGATCAGCAGCCAGAATGATCTCTGGTGTCTCCTCCTCCAATGCCGTCCATTGCATATCATGAGCAGCGGGTACCGCTGCCGGTTGAACGGAAAAGGGAGAAATTACGCTAAACATAACAAGCAGTAGTTTCATCATGATTCTCACCCTTTCATCAGGTTCATCACCGCTCTGAAGACTTCTATTCGTTACAGAACGGTCATGTTATTTCCGCATACGTTGCCATACATTAGCCGCTAAATCCACATATTTCAGCCAGTTTTTGCCTCCTTTGGCATCATCATGATATGTAGCTTCATAGGATTGCAGTGTACGATCTGCCGGTGTAGCGGGCGGCGTCTGTACTACTTTCGCCACTTCGGAACGTTTACTCTGTTCAGTGCTGCTGCGTTTCGTCTGGAACTTGGCCATCAAAGTAGATGACACCTGCTTTGCTGCTTCCGTCACTTCATTCAGCACTTCACCCAGATTCTGTACAGATTCCATAACGGGATCAATTTGTTTCATTTTGTGCTGCACATCAACTGTAATATCATTGGCATGTCTTACGGTCTGTTTGACTTCATAACTAAGCTCATCAATGGTCTTCTGAACTTCCTGCAGTGTCTGTGACACATTGTCGAGTGAACCTTGAGCAGACTTCAAGGTACGAATTAAGAAGAATACAAGTACTGCAAATGCAACTGCAATTAAAGCCACACTAATTTGATAGATCATAAAAGAACCTCACTTTCCAGTATAAATCGGTTTTGTTATTGCTTAGTTACCCGACCCATTCCGAGGCGAAACAAATAGGATATGTACAGTAAAAACAACTCCTCCTGGTAAAATATCGCAATGTTTCAACCCGAATGACCTCGGTTAAAGAACAACTACACACGGCAGTGAGACGAACACTTCTCGCTACCAAAGTTCTATAAACGAAAGGATGATACCCATGTTGAAATGGTCGGTACTGTTTCTGATTATTGCTCTTGTTGCAGGTATTTTTGGATTCTTCGGTATTGTTGAGGCAGCTGCTTCCATTGCCAAAGTACTCTTCTTTATCTTTGTCGTACTGTTCGTCATCTCCCTGATTACGGGACGCAGCCGAATGCGATGAATGGGGATTCCCAATTATAAACAGCATTCGATACATACAAAAGCCTATCGCGCTTGCAAAAGCCGGTAGGCTTTTGTGCGTTCATAATCTCTTTTTTGCACCAATTCTTCTCCCATCACATTACGACGTATCTCTATTATGTATTACGCTCCCTTCTGGTCTATTCCATCGCTTCTCCCCGATTACATCATAAAAACAGGACCATTATGATATAGCCAACCCGGTTTTCTCCCACCGAAGTATGATATTTACAGCCTCCCCATATACCCACATATGCTCCAGTTGACACTGGAGGATTCAAGAATAAATTGTTATAATTTGTGATTCATAAGTAAGCTTGCTTGGTTACTTTTAACACAGGACAACAAACTACATACCTAAACGAGGAGGAAAAACAAATGAAAAAAATCGTAAGTTTTGCCGCTGCTCTGACATTGATGGGTTCCATGGCTGCTGCCGCAGGTGCTGAGGAAGCGGTTACCGGAACGGTAGCTCCAGAAACGGGAACTCCCACAACCACAACAACGCCGGCCGTTGAAGTGAACAAACCTGCTGTAGAAACTGTAGAAGGCACAGCTGAGACCGTAACTGGCACAACCGTAGACACAACC includes:
- a CDS encoding response regulator, whose product is MKIRNKLLIGFTALMAIMIVLTFVSYERLNSSNKQIDQMYQERYLKVRYTSSVRGEVNDIAKVLANLLLNPNNSISAADGELKDMQEKGERYLEEVRDRADSAPEHQLVDRVNTAWEAYNAYAARQVSLMSQNRVEDANNYRNSTGLAVQKEAVDSLNALSRFQDQEIDTEIKDANTAYMRAVQITVGIMIAGLLLALGVIMWVLPSITRGLNTVSMMITSFGKGRYRTIRRIQVKSTDEIGQIANVFKDVSSDLEEKLEVEKAYLQAQQDQNWMSSNIARVPELLRGIGSIRQISQMFISEFTPVLGAQLGVVYLIDEEKHPDELRRYGAYAFEENEDVGKEVYRIGEGLIGQAALDMTPIIMEKTPDDYVNIGSATGSSRASGVMIYPVVFEDELIGVVELASFEGFTNLHTQLFSQLIMNLGVILNNVRRRLRVEELLRESQALTEELQVQSEELQTQQEELRRSNENLEEQTEALKRSEELLQRQQEELEHFNTELIAKTRALEEQVREVEEKNDEIEQTKTQLEQQAMQLSMTSKYKSEFLANMSHELRTPLNSLLILSQLLSENKDGNLSVKQQEYAQTIYMSGADLLKMIDEILDLSKVDAGKMDINYETMRMEELTSFVQQNFGPMANKKELDLNIEFDSNLPEWVYTDSHRVKQILRNLLSNAFKFTNRGSVSLIGRKMKTEELPGYLNTNQEYVGFTVQDTGIGIPSDKTDLIFEAFQQVDGTTSRKYGGTGLGLSISRELARLLGGAIQVESSEGVGSSFTLFLPDNHEEVIQEDEAAREAAASMESPYSARNTRTMRSGRQTILTPDPDPENVSFMELPQPDSSVPSQLEDDQENLSEDDKILLIIEDDVNFAHILMDMARGRGFKAIVALQGDKGLEMARQYLPDAIILDIQLPVMDGWAILGELKSSSATRHIPVHVISVIDDMKQGLMMGAIAYLKKPSSKDSLDKAFSHIESYTENQLKRLLIVEDDEIQRKAIIELIGHDDVVITAVSTGSEALNELHSQRYDCMVLDLMLTDMTGFELLDQIRDDQYLNDLPIIIYTGKELDSKEEMKLRKYAESIIIKDVKSPERLLDETTLFLHRVEANLPEDKRRILQKLHNKETLFEGKKILLVDDDIRNVFALSSVLEGYRMDVTFAENGREALEILDKNPEIDLVLMDMMMPEMDGYEAMTRIRQIPKFEKLPIIALTAKAMKDDRGKCIEAGASDYVKKPIQTDQLLSLMRVWLYS
- a CDS encoding general stress protein; protein product: MNSTNAQAYAKVVENGVQAVEAVKELQITGYLADHIFVLAHEKDRTDRIADTADAKEIGIKEEGIFDSMANLFRSRGDELRAKIVSMGFTEAEADFYESELDKGKVLVIAKKKE
- a CDS encoding PP2C family protein-serine/threonine phosphatase; translated protein: MRILIVDDNPTNVIIIREILKKENYRDIVTASSAMEMFEVLGIGEENNELRPKPSDIDLILLDMMMPEMDGIEACSIVQKFENLKDIPIIMVTAIGDSKKLAEALDAGASDYVTKPINKVELMARIRLALRLKQEKDWHKERDQRIQDELKLAAMVQNAVLSPAIEDPLFHVNAIYKPSFELAGDLYSWYPLGEGRYGVLLLDMMGHGISSSLFTMFIASVLKDTVTTYVDPEKVIQELNRRFNQLHLEKQLVQYYFTAIYLVVDTRMKRIDYVNAGHPPALFFRHDGSVTTFDSVCCPVGLFDKMDIEPQTVHYEGDGHIALYTDGLTEAVQGDQEMQQAFLKEHLAGSHQWDEAAMQALFFNDEIPQERDDDKCLVWITLNKGGEAE
- a CDS encoding DUF948 domain-containing protein; its protein translation is MIYQISVALIAVAFAVLVFFLIRTLKSAQGSLDNVSQTLQEVQKTIDELSYEVKQTVRHANDITVDVQHKMKQIDPVMESVQNLGEVLNEVTEAAKQVSSTLMAKFQTKRSSTEQSKRSEVAKVVQTPPATPADRTLQSYEATYHDDAKGGKNWLKYVDLAANVWQRMRK
- a CDS encoding DUF1328 domain-containing protein is translated as MLKWSVLFLIIALVAGIFGFFGIVEAAASIAKVLFFIFVVLFVISLITGRSRMR